The following coding sequences lie in one Populus trichocarpa isolate Nisqually-1 chromosome 14, P.trichocarpa_v4.1, whole genome shotgun sequence genomic window:
- the LOC7469358 gene encoding auxilin-related protein 1 isoform X1 — protein MDDFPGLLARDFGYKPQGKSAPMAPPRNTNSDNTNFNLGSGGSVHIRSSISNKSAPIFDDHVGTDGLLFNNAFDGPLKYSESRGGASTTTSSFDYDSIFKDQNSKSASLPVFDKPVYDDDIFDGLPGLKNSSTDGGSASAAPKFDNVFASVSSPPNQHRRPPARESSPFDDLLGNLGKKETESKTESRKVEMDSTAFDDLLPGFGGSSSPSVNRSTSESGQFQKPSSNSARPVPGVMEDLFVVLESTSTPPTSSSGLFTDPLEEISKISNTGSTKINSSSVNMAVFDDLDHLNDLGKSVPPEINKGGENRSPLRTRSSSGGAYSSVSKESVNKYPLENAVGHSQKKTPDDYQESHEAIFDMPAASTDFRRSFGQNVSPPSYVDINANEINSSPRSEEVSESSDDVWLTVSEIPLFTQLTSAPPPSRPPPPRPPRISKSEFGSVSSTNSRKKFNEYPSFQNSTSYSQNTRPDHASRNSVTSQIDELEDFVTVRNQNNVNEFADVLPGDDADKTSSSAASAAMKEAVDKAEAKFRQMREREYLKAARNKEAGQLDKDMQDAQQRELKERHERFDRERQQREKEEEEREQRRFEKERERAREIEREREEKEREQRRLERERERAREIEREREKGRQAVERATREARERAATDARLKAERSAVEKVSAGARERAERSAVEKVSAGARERAERAAVQRAHAEARERAAAEAKERAEKAAAEARERANAEVREREARERAAVARAEADARLRAERAAVERAAAEARERAAAAARANQQKSENDLESFFSARATSAQRPRTNTLDPFSDSQNKGGPEPVRRTSVGATSSVRKTSSTTNVVDDLTSIFGGGTGSSGEFQDVEGETEERRKARLERHQRTQERAAKALAEKNQRDLQAQRDQAERHRIAETLDVEIKRWAAGKEGNLRALLSTLQYVLWPECGWQPVSLTDLITGAAVKKVYRKATLCIHPDKVQQKGANLQQKYVAEKVFDLLKEAWNKLNSEELF, from the exons ATGGATGATTTTCCAGGTCTGTTAGCTCGCGACTTCGGGTACAAACCCCAAGGCAAATCGGCACCCATGGCTCCACCTCGGAACACAAACAGTGATAATACTAATTTTAACCTTGGATCCGGTGGCTCCGTTCACATCCGATCCTCCATCTCCAACAAATCCGCTCCTATTTTCGACGATCACGTCGGCACCGACGGTCTCTTGTTCAACAACGCCTTCGATGGTCCGCTGAAGTATTCAGAATCGCGTGGCGGAGCTTCCACTACTACATCGTCATTTGATTATGATTCCATTTTCAAGGATCAGAATTCCAAATCGGCGTCGCTGCCGGTTTTTGATAAGCCTGtttatgatgatgatatttttgaTGGATTGCCTGGGTTGAAGAATTCGTCTACTGATGGTGGTTCTGCATCGGCTGCTCCCAAGTTTGATAATGTGTTTGCTTCCGTCAGTTCACCACCGAACCAGCATCGAAGGCCGCCTGCGAGAGAGAGTTCGCCGTTCGATGATCTGTTGGGGAACTTAGGCAAAAAGGAGACGGAATCGAAGACAGAAAGTCGTAAAGTGGAAATGGATTCGACGGCTTTTGATGATTTACTTCCTGGTTTTGGTGGCAGTAGCTCCCCTAGTGTTAACCG gTCAACTTCCGAGTCTGGTCAGTTCCAAAAGCCATCTTCAAATTCAGCCAGGCCAGTTCCTGGTGTGATGGAAGATCTCTTTGTAGTCCTAGAGTCAACTTCAACCCCTCCAACTTCATCATCGGGGCTGTTCACAGACCCATTGGAAGAAATTAGTAAAATCAGTAACACTGGAAGCACTAAGATTAATAGTTCATCTGTAAATATGGCAGTATTTGATGACCTAGATCACCTTAATGATCTTGGGAAATCTGTGCCTCCTGAGATCAACAAGGGAGGGGAGAATAGGAGCCCTTTAAGAACAAGATCAAGCTCAGGTGGTGCATATTCCTCTGTGAGTAAAGAATCAGTTAACAAATATCCCTTGGAGAATGCTGTGGGCCACTCGCAGAAGAAGACACCAGATGATTATCAGGAATCTCATGAAGCCATATTTGATATGCCTGCTGCTTCAACAGATTTTCGTAGATCTTTTGGTCAAAATGTCTCTCCTCCTTCATATGTGGATATCAATGCTAATGAGATAAATTCCTCTCCCAGATCTGAAGAGGTCTCTGAATCATCTGATGATGTATGGCTTACTGTGTCTGAAATCCCTCTTTTTACTCAACTCACAAGTGCACCACCGCCTTCAAGACCCCCACCTCCGAGACCACCACGAATATCAAAGTCAGAGTTTGGCTCTGTTTCTTCTACAAACTCTAGAAAGAAGTTCAATGAGTATCCTTCTTTCCAAAATTCCACTTCGTACTCTCAAAATACTAGACCAGACCATGCTTCAAGGAATTCAGTGACTTCTCAAATTGATGAACTTGAGGATTTTGTAACGGTAAGGaatcaaaataatgttaatgAATTTGCAGACGTTCTACCTGGTGATGATGCAGATAAAACTTCCTCTTCTGCTGCTTCTGCTGCTATGAAGGAGGCCGTGGATAAAGCAGAGGCTAAATTCCGCCAAATGAGGGAGAGGGAATATCTAAAGGCTGCTAGAAACAAAGAAGCTGGTCAGCTGGATAAAGATATGCAAGATGCTCAGCAGAGAGAATTAAAGGAAAGACATGAGAGATTTGATCGTGAGAGACAACAGAGggaaaaggaggaggaagagagagagcagagaagatttgagaaagagagggagagggctCGTGAAATTGAGAGGGAAagggaggaaaaagaaagagagcaaagGAGGCTTGAAAGAGAGAGGGAGCGAGCAAGGGAgattgagagagaaagggaaaagGGCAGACAAGCAGTGGAAAGGGCTACTAGAGAGGCACGTGAAAGAGCAGCTACTGATGCTCGCCTGAAAGCTGAAAGGTCTGCTGTGGAAAAAGTATCTGCTGGGGCTCGAGAAAGAGCTGAAAGGTCTGCTGTGGAAAAAGTATCTGCTGGGGCTCGAGAAAGAGCAGAAAGGGCTGCTGTGCAGAGAGCACATGCTGAAGCACGTGAAAGGGCAGCAGCAGAGGCAAAAGAAAGGGCAGAAAAGGCTGCTGCAGAAGCCCGGGAAAGGGCAAATGCTGAAGTTAGGGAGAGGGAAGCCCGGGAAAGAGCTGCTGTTGCAAGGGCTGAAGCTGATGCTCGACTTAGAGCAGAACGAGCTGCTGTAGAAAGAGCTGCTGCAGAGGCTCGAGAGAGGGCTGCCGCTGCCGCCAGGGCAAATCAACAAAAGAGTGAAAATGATCTCGAATCATTCTTCAGTGCTCGAGCAACCAGTGCACAAAGACCTAGGACAAACACTTTG GATCCTTTCTCTGACAGCCAGAACAAGGGAGGGCCTGAACCAGTTAGAAGGACATCTGTTGGGGCTACGTCTAGCGTGAGAAAAACATCTTCAACAACAaatgttgttgatgatttaaCTTCGATTTTTGGAG GAGGTACTGGATCATCTGGAGAGTTCCAAGATGTTGAAGGGGAAACTGAAGAAAGGCGAAAAGCCCGATTGGAACGCCACCAGAGGACTCAGGAGCGGGCT GCAAAAGCACTGGCCGAGAAGAATCAACGTGACCTTCAAGCTCAGAGAGATCAAGCAGAGAGACAT AGGATTGCTGAAACATTGGATGTTGAGATCAAGCGTTGGGCTGCAGGAAAAGAGGGGAATCTCCGTGCTCTGCTATCAACACTACAATAt GTGCTATGGCCTGAATGTGGATGGCAGCCTGTTTCCTTGACCGATTTGATCACTGGTGCTGCGGTTAAAAAAGTTTATAGAAAAGCAACCTTATGCATTCATCCTGATAAAGTGCAACAAAAAGGCGCCAATCTTCAACAAAAATACGTTGCTGAGAAAGTGTTTGACTTACTTAAG GAAGCATGGAACAAGTTAAATTCAGAAGAGCTTTTCTGA
- the LOC7469358 gene encoding auxilin-related protein 1 isoform X2, whose translation MDDFPGLLARDFGYKPQGKSAPMAPPRNTNSDNTNFNLGSGGSVHIRSSISNKSAPIFDDHVGTDGLLFNNAFDGPLKYSESRGGASTTTSSFDYDSIFKDQNSKSASLPVFDKPVYDDDIFDGLPGLKNSSTDGGSASAAPKFDNVFASVSSPPNQHRRPPARESSPFDDLLGNLGKKETESKTESRKVEMDSTAFDDLLPGFGGSSSPSVNRSTSESGQFQKPSSNSARPVPGVMEDLFVVLESTSTPPTSSSGLFTDPLEEISKISNTGSTKINSSSVNMAVFDDLDHLNDLGKSVPPEINKGGENRSPLRTRSSSGGAYSSVSKESVNKYPLENAVGHSQKKTPDDYQESHEAIFDMPAASTDFRRSFGQNVSPPSYVDINANEINSSPRSEEVSESSDDVWLTVSEIPLFTQLTSAPPPSRPPPPRPPRISKSEFGSVSSTNSRKKFNEYPSFQNSTSYSQNTRPDHASRNSVTSQIDELEDFVTVRNQNNVNEFADVLPGDDADKTSSSAASAAMKEAVDKAEAKFRQMREREYLKAARNKEAGQLDKDMQDAQQRELKERHERFDRERQQREKEEEEREQRRFEKERERAREIEREREEKEREQRRLERERERAREIEREREKGRQAVERATREARERAATDARLKAERSAVEKVSAGARERAERAAVQRAHAEARERAAAEAKERAEKAAAEARERANAEVREREARERAAVARAEADARLRAERAAVERAAAEARERAAAAARANQQKSENDLESFFSARATSAQRPRTNTLDPFSDSQNKGGPEPVRRTSVGATSSVRKTSSTTNVVDDLTSIFGGGTGSSGEFQDVEGETEERRKARLERHQRTQERAAKALAEKNQRDLQAQRDQAERHRIAETLDVEIKRWAAGKEGNLRALLSTLQYVLWPECGWQPVSLTDLITGAAVKKVYRKATLCIHPDKVQQKGANLQQKYVAEKVFDLLKEAWNKLNSEELF comes from the exons ATGGATGATTTTCCAGGTCTGTTAGCTCGCGACTTCGGGTACAAACCCCAAGGCAAATCGGCACCCATGGCTCCACCTCGGAACACAAACAGTGATAATACTAATTTTAACCTTGGATCCGGTGGCTCCGTTCACATCCGATCCTCCATCTCCAACAAATCCGCTCCTATTTTCGACGATCACGTCGGCACCGACGGTCTCTTGTTCAACAACGCCTTCGATGGTCCGCTGAAGTATTCAGAATCGCGTGGCGGAGCTTCCACTACTACATCGTCATTTGATTATGATTCCATTTTCAAGGATCAGAATTCCAAATCGGCGTCGCTGCCGGTTTTTGATAAGCCTGtttatgatgatgatatttttgaTGGATTGCCTGGGTTGAAGAATTCGTCTACTGATGGTGGTTCTGCATCGGCTGCTCCCAAGTTTGATAATGTGTTTGCTTCCGTCAGTTCACCACCGAACCAGCATCGAAGGCCGCCTGCGAGAGAGAGTTCGCCGTTCGATGATCTGTTGGGGAACTTAGGCAAAAAGGAGACGGAATCGAAGACAGAAAGTCGTAAAGTGGAAATGGATTCGACGGCTTTTGATGATTTACTTCCTGGTTTTGGTGGCAGTAGCTCCCCTAGTGTTAACCG gTCAACTTCCGAGTCTGGTCAGTTCCAAAAGCCATCTTCAAATTCAGCCAGGCCAGTTCCTGGTGTGATGGAAGATCTCTTTGTAGTCCTAGAGTCAACTTCAACCCCTCCAACTTCATCATCGGGGCTGTTCACAGACCCATTGGAAGAAATTAGTAAAATCAGTAACACTGGAAGCACTAAGATTAATAGTTCATCTGTAAATATGGCAGTATTTGATGACCTAGATCACCTTAATGATCTTGGGAAATCTGTGCCTCCTGAGATCAACAAGGGAGGGGAGAATAGGAGCCCTTTAAGAACAAGATCAAGCTCAGGTGGTGCATATTCCTCTGTGAGTAAAGAATCAGTTAACAAATATCCCTTGGAGAATGCTGTGGGCCACTCGCAGAAGAAGACACCAGATGATTATCAGGAATCTCATGAAGCCATATTTGATATGCCTGCTGCTTCAACAGATTTTCGTAGATCTTTTGGTCAAAATGTCTCTCCTCCTTCATATGTGGATATCAATGCTAATGAGATAAATTCCTCTCCCAGATCTGAAGAGGTCTCTGAATCATCTGATGATGTATGGCTTACTGTGTCTGAAATCCCTCTTTTTACTCAACTCACAAGTGCACCACCGCCTTCAAGACCCCCACCTCCGAGACCACCACGAATATCAAAGTCAGAGTTTGGCTCTGTTTCTTCTACAAACTCTAGAAAGAAGTTCAATGAGTATCCTTCTTTCCAAAATTCCACTTCGTACTCTCAAAATACTAGACCAGACCATGCTTCAAGGAATTCAGTGACTTCTCAAATTGATGAACTTGAGGATTTTGTAACGGTAAGGaatcaaaataatgttaatgAATTTGCAGACGTTCTACCTGGTGATGATGCAGATAAAACTTCCTCTTCTGCTGCTTCTGCTGCTATGAAGGAGGCCGTGGATAAAGCAGAGGCTAAATTCCGCCAAATGAGGGAGAGGGAATATCTAAAGGCTGCTAGAAACAAAGAAGCTGGTCAGCTGGATAAAGATATGCAAGATGCTCAGCAGAGAGAATTAAAGGAAAGACATGAGAGATTTGATCGTGAGAGACAACAGAGggaaaaggaggaggaagagagagagcagagaagatttgagaaagagagggagagggctCGTGAAATTGAGAGGGAAagggaggaaaaagaaagagagcaaagGAGGCTTGAAAGAGAGAGGGAGCGAGCAAGGGAgattgagagagaaagggaaaagGGCAGACAAGCAGTGGAAAGGGCTACTAGAGAGGCACGTGAAAGAGCAGCTACTGATGCTCGCCTGAAAGCTGAAAG GTCTGCTGTGGAAAAAGTATCTGCTGGGGCTCGAGAAAGAGCAGAAAGGGCTGCTGTGCAGAGAGCACATGCTGAAGCACGTGAAAGGGCAGCAGCAGAGGCAAAAGAAAGGGCAGAAAAGGCTGCTGCAGAAGCCCGGGAAAGGGCAAATGCTGAAGTTAGGGAGAGGGAAGCCCGGGAAAGAGCTGCTGTTGCAAGGGCTGAAGCTGATGCTCGACTTAGAGCAGAACGAGCTGCTGTAGAAAGAGCTGCTGCAGAGGCTCGAGAGAGGGCTGCCGCTGCCGCCAGGGCAAATCAACAAAAGAGTGAAAATGATCTCGAATCATTCTTCAGTGCTCGAGCAACCAGTGCACAAAGACCTAGGACAAACACTTTG GATCCTTTCTCTGACAGCCAGAACAAGGGAGGGCCTGAACCAGTTAGAAGGACATCTGTTGGGGCTACGTCTAGCGTGAGAAAAACATCTTCAACAACAaatgttgttgatgatttaaCTTCGATTTTTGGAG GAGGTACTGGATCATCTGGAGAGTTCCAAGATGTTGAAGGGGAAACTGAAGAAAGGCGAAAAGCCCGATTGGAACGCCACCAGAGGACTCAGGAGCGGGCT GCAAAAGCACTGGCCGAGAAGAATCAACGTGACCTTCAAGCTCAGAGAGATCAAGCAGAGAGACAT AGGATTGCTGAAACATTGGATGTTGAGATCAAGCGTTGGGCTGCAGGAAAAGAGGGGAATCTCCGTGCTCTGCTATCAACACTACAATAt GTGCTATGGCCTGAATGTGGATGGCAGCCTGTTTCCTTGACCGATTTGATCACTGGTGCTGCGGTTAAAAAAGTTTATAGAAAAGCAACCTTATGCATTCATCCTGATAAAGTGCAACAAAAAGGCGCCAATCTTCAACAAAAATACGTTGCTGAGAAAGTGTTTGACTTACTTAAG GAAGCATGGAACAAGTTAAATTCAGAAGAGCTTTTCTGA